The Pseudomonas sp. R4-35-07 nucleotide sequence TGGATGTGGCCAGGCTGGTTGGCAAAGGGCAGACCAACTATCAGATTGCCTGCGAGCTGGGCATCACGGAGAACACCGTCAAGCTGTATGTGTCGCAAGTGCTGCGGCTGACGCATATGCACAACCGTACGCAGTTGGCGCTGGCGTTATCGCCGAGTAATTCGACGCTGCGCCAGCGGGTGACGGCTCACTGAGTGATCGTTCACACGCTCTGCGTGGGAATGCCTCCTGCGACGCTCCGCGTCGCGCCCACCTCGGTAATGCGCACAGCTGACGCAGAGCGTCACGGGCTACATTCCCACGCGGAGCGTGGGAACGATCACCACGTAGGCACCCTCACCACTCAGTTGTCCCCTTGGGTTTTCCCGCCGATCTTCTGCTCGAAAAACTCCGGAATCTCATGCTTGAAACTGTCCACCCAGCGCTGGGCGGCCACGTCGCGTTCGGTGGCGGAGGCTGACTGTGGCGTCGCCGACGCGG carries:
- a CDS encoding DUF3613 domain-containing protein codes for the protein MKLPYLASLAVLALPLGVMAIEPGPSSPQQAATENWLALQVSGTAASATPQSASATERDVAAQRWVDSFKHEIPEFFEQKIGGKTQGDN